A region from the Muribaculum gordoncarteri genome encodes:
- a CDS encoding SusC/RagA family TonB-linked outer membrane protein, with protein sequence MTVHLAVKSEMMDEVMVVAFGKQKRESFTGSASVLSADAISKQQVTNPIEALDGLVTGLQMTQTNSFGSDPSILIRGIGSINASTAPLIVLDGLPYNGYWNDINPADIQNITVLKDAASNALYGARGANGVILITTKSAQRGETRVNITAKWGVNTDGRIQYDYIDNPGEYYAAHYTALRNYLVNVKKQNPGQAHINANRYIGESASEGHGGLGYMVYNVPAGEFLIGTNGQLNPNAVLGNRVAYQGRIYTLYPDNWLENGTRNGFRQEYNVNITGGNDRYTILGNFGYLKEDGLTYGNDFDRISARIKTDYQAYDFLRIGGNASYNHTVTNVQSAAFGTTYTAPIYPLFIRDADGNIMSDAHGLSYDYGNGVNGGLTRPVDTNYNPVQNDLLSVNNNSSNAFSIQGYATADFLKYFKLTVNGSVYVTENRMNTAYDPWYGYNALVKGGVWVGHYRTTDTNYQQLLNFNHVIGMHSIDVLLGHEYSMRSQTSLSADKKNVALYGTNYELSGAIINGDMGSDISKYNVEGFFMRAQYDYDNRYFGSVSFRRDGSSRFAPGHRWGNFWSVGGAWIMTKEEWFPKSNMVNMLKYKISYGEQGNDGIGNYRYTDRYNITNSNNEVAFVFSSKGNRNITWETVGSFNTGIEFELFNSRLRGTVDYYDRKTRDMLIWFSAPTSIGYSGYYDNVGDMVNRGVEIDLSGDIIATRDFTWTVGLNMSWQHNEVTYLPEDKKGYSCDGYNGYSDSYYFVGEGLPMYTWRVKRYAGVNDQGEPLYYRTNAKGELETTNVYSNGDYYLCGSALPDLFGGFNTSIKAFGFDLSAQFNYSIGGRKWYSGYQSLMTPPYGQIVGRSYHRDIYNAWTPENPDSNIPRWQYDDMTFANASDRWLIDGSYLSLRNITLGYTFPRSITSKLKMQSLRIYASCENLYYWTKRKGFDPRMSLVAGSYSDDYSPMRNISGGISVQF encoded by the coding sequence GTGACTGTTCATCTTGCCGTGAAGTCGGAGATGATGGACGAGGTCATGGTGGTGGCTTTCGGTAAGCAGAAGCGTGAATCGTTTACCGGTTCGGCAAGCGTGCTTAGCGCCGATGCCATTTCAAAGCAGCAGGTGACAAACCCCATCGAGGCTTTGGACGGACTTGTTACCGGATTGCAGATGACGCAGACCAATTCATTCGGTTCCGATCCCTCGATACTTATTCGCGGTATCGGCTCTATAAACGCGTCAACCGCGCCGCTTATCGTGCTTGACGGACTTCCTTACAACGGTTATTGGAATGACATCAACCCCGCTGACATCCAGAACATAACGGTGTTGAAGGATGCCGCATCCAACGCACTTTACGGTGCCCGCGGTGCCAACGGTGTCATCCTCATTACCACCAAGAGCGCACAGCGTGGAGAAACAAGAGTCAACATCACGGCGAAGTGGGGTGTCAACACCGACGGTCGCATACAGTATGACTACATCGACAATCCCGGTGAATACTATGCCGCTCACTACACGGCATTGCGCAACTACCTTGTAAATGTAAAGAAGCAGAATCCCGGTCAGGCTCACATAAATGCCAACCGTTACATCGGTGAGTCGGCTTCGGAAGGTCACGGCGGTCTTGGCTATATGGTCTACAACGTACCTGCAGGCGAGTTCCTGATCGGTACAAACGGTCAGCTTAATCCCAATGCCGTTCTTGGTAACCGCGTAGCCTATCAGGGGCGGATTTACACGCTCTATCCCGACAATTGGCTTGAGAACGGTACACGTAACGGATTCCGTCAGGAGTACAACGTAAACATAACCGGCGGTAACGACCGTTACACCATACTTGGTAACTTCGGTTACCTTAAGGAGGACGGATTGACCTACGGAAATGATTTCGATCGTATATCGGCACGTATAAAGACCGACTACCAGGCCTATGACTTCTTGCGCATAGGAGGTAACGCAAGTTACAACCACACCGTGACCAACGTGCAGAGTGCGGCTTTCGGAACAACTTACACAGCCCCCATCTACCCTTTGTTCATCCGTGACGCCGACGGTAATATAATGAGTGACGCTCACGGTCTTAGCTACGATTACGGTAACGGTGTCAACGGCGGTCTTACCCGACCTGTCGACACCAATTACAACCCTGTCCAGAATGACTTGCTGTCGGTCAACAACAATAGCAGTAACGCATTCAGTATTCAGGGTTATGCCACAGCCGATTTCTTGAAATATTTCAAACTTACGGTAAACGGTAGTGTGTATGTGACCGAAAACCGTATGAATACGGCTTACGACCCGTGGTACGGTTACAATGCGCTCGTGAAAGGCGGCGTGTGGGTAGGACATTACCGCACAACCGATACCAACTATCAGCAGCTGCTTAACTTCAATCATGTCATAGGAATGCACAGCATCGACGTGTTGCTCGGACATGAGTATTCGATGCGGAGCCAGACATCGCTCTCGGCCGACAAAAAGAACGTAGCACTTTATGGTACAAACTATGAATTGTCGGGCGCCATCATTAACGGTGACATGGGCAGCGACATCAGCAAATACAATGTAGAGGGATTCTTCATGCGTGCCCAGTATGACTACGACAACCGTTACTTCGGTTCGGTTTCATTCCGTCGCGACGGTTCGTCACGCTTTGCTCCCGGTCATCGCTGGGGTAACTTCTGGTCGGTAGGCGGCGCATGGATCATGACCAAAGAGGAGTGGTTCCCCAAAAGCAACATGGTTAATATGTTGAAGTACAAGATATCTTACGGTGAGCAAGGTAACGATGGTATAGGTAACTACCGATATACCGACCGTTACAACATCACCAACTCCAATAATGAAGTGGCATTTGTGTTCAGCTCAAAAGGTAACCGTAACATCACATGGGAAACCGTTGGAAGTTTCAATACAGGAATTGAGTTTGAACTGTTCAACAGCCGTCTGCGCGGTACGGTTGACTATTACGACCGCAAGACACGCGACATGCTGATATGGTTCTCGGCTCCTACTTCAATCGGTTACAGCGGATACTACGACAACGTGGGTGACATGGTGAACCGAGGCGTTGAAATCGACCTTTCGGGCGATATAATCGCAACACGTGACTTCACTTGGACCGTGGGCCTCAACATGTCATGGCAGCATAACGAAGTTACCTACCTGCCCGAGGACAAGAAGGGATACAGCTGTGACGGATATAACGGTTACTCCGACTCCTATTACTTTGTGGGAGAGGGCCTGCCCATGTACACATGGCGAGTTAAGCGTTACGCCGGTGTGAACGACCAGGGCGAACCACTTTACTACCGCACAAATGCCAAAGGCGAGCTTGAAACAACCAATGTTTACTCCAACGGTGACTACTACCTGTGTGGCTCGGCTCTTCCCGACCTCTTTGGCGGATTCAATACTTCGATCAAGGCATTCGGTTTTGACCTCAGCGCACAGTTCAACTACTCAATCGGAGGCCGCAAATGGTATAGCGGTTATCAGTCGTTGATGACTCCCCCTTACGGACAGATAGTGGGACGTTCCTATCATCGTGACATTTACAATGCATGGACGCCCGAGAACCCCGACAGCAATATCCCTCGCTGGCAGTATGACGACATGACATTCGCCAATGCATCCGACCGATGGCTGATCGACGGAAGTTATCTCTCATTGCGCAACATTACGCTGGGCTACACTTTCCCGCGCAGCATAACATCCAAGCTTAAGATGCAGTCGCTTCGCATATATGCATCATGTGAGAATCTATATTACTGGACCAAGCGCAAGGGCTTTGACCCGCGTATGTCGTTGGTAGCAGGAAGCTATAGCGACGACTATTCGCCGATGCGTAACATATCAGGCGGTATATCAGTGCAATTCTAA
- a CDS encoding carboxypeptidase-like regulatory domain-containing protein has protein sequence MRKLILMMVLLLLMAGNAMAQVTRTSGQVLSQDDGLPIIGATVRIQGSDIATATDADGRFSLSGFKASSKYLEVSSIGYETKVVEIKP, from the coding sequence ATGAGAAAATTAATATTGATGATGGTGTTGCTGCTTCTTATGGCAGGCAATGCAATGGCGCAAGTAACGCGCACATCAGGACAAGTGCTCTCGCAAGACGACGGCTTGCCCATAATCGGTGCCACCGTAAGGATACAGGGCTCTGATATTGCGACCGCTACCGATGCCGACGGTCGATTCTCTCTTAGCGGATTCAAAGCTTCGAGTAAGTACCTGGAGGTATCGTCTATAGGTTACGAAACGAAAGTTGTGGAGATTAAGCCCTAA
- a CDS encoding shikimate dehydrogenase family protein: MADKNERLYGLIGYPLTHSFSQNYFNQKFESENINARYINFEIPDIGDLMEVVAEHPNLCGLNVTIPYKELVLPYMDEMDADAAKIGAVNVIKFIRKKGDLKFKGYNSDIIGFCDSIRPLLTPEREKALILGTGGAAKAVHQGLLNMGITPSYVSRTARPGILTYSDLTPEVMDEHKIIVNTTPLGMYPHIDECPDIPYNLLTSKHLCYDLLYNPDITLFMKKASEHGAEVKNGLEMLLLQAFASWNIWNEQD, translated from the coding sequence ATGGCCGATAAGAATGAACGTCTGTACGGGCTCATAGGCTATCCCTTGACCCACTCTTTTTCCCAAAACTATTTCAATCAGAAATTTGAATCGGAAAATATCAATGCACGATACATAAATTTTGAGATTCCCGACATAGGCGACCTTATGGAAGTCGTTGCCGAGCATCCCAATCTTTGCGGACTTAACGTGACTATACCCTATAAGGAGCTTGTGCTTCCCTACATGGACGAGATGGATGCCGACGCGGCCAAGATAGGTGCGGTGAATGTAATAAAGTTCATCCGCAAAAAGGGCGACCTTAAATTCAAGGGCTACAACTCCGACATAATAGGCTTCTGCGACTCAATTCGCCCGTTGCTCACCCCCGAGCGTGAAAAAGCACTGATTCTCGGCACGGGTGGAGCGGCCAAAGCTGTTCATCAAGGGCTTCTGAACATGGGCATCACTCCTTCCTATGTTTCACGCACGGCACGCCCCGGAATACTGACCTATTCCGACCTCACCCCCGAAGTCATGGATGAGCACAAAATTATAGTCAACACCACTCCCCTGGGAATGTATCCTCACATCGACGAGTGTCCCGACATACCCTACAATCTGTTGACATCCAAGCATCTGTGTTACGACCTACTTTACAATCCCGACATCACCCTGTTCATGAAAAAAGCATCAGAACACGGAGCCGAGGTAAAAAACGGGCTTGAAATGCTGCTGCTTCAGGCATTCGCATCGTGGAACATCTGGAATGAACAAGATTAG
- a CDS encoding YeiH family protein, protein MFTEKRSSMLHGVLLIALFSCAAFYIGEAQVLKEISFSPMIIGIILGMLYANSLRNHLPETWVPGIQFCSKKILRLGIILYGFRLTFQDVVNVGMAGIAVDSIIVAVTILGGIYIGKLMKMDKDIALLTSIGSGICGAAAVLGAESTIQTKPYKTAVAVATVVIFGTISMFLYPIAYRSGWLDLTPQQMGIFSGATLHEVAHAVGAGNAMGQEISNVSIIVKMIRVMMLVPVLLILGYWVAKKAKSGMNADGSVQKTKVAVPWFAVGFLAVIGFNSFDLLPVPVVDAINYVDTFLLTMAMAALGAETSIDKFKKAGAKPFILAFWLYVWLIFGGYMLAKYLAPIWL, encoded by the coding sequence ATGTTCACCGAAAAAAGAAGCAGCATGCTCCACGGAGTACTGCTTATTGCGTTGTTTTCTTGTGCTGCATTTTACATAGGCGAAGCACAGGTATTAAAAGAGATTTCATTCAGTCCTATGATCATAGGCATTATTTTGGGTATGTTGTATGCCAACAGTCTTCGAAACCACCTGCCTGAAACATGGGTGCCCGGCATTCAATTCTGCTCAAAAAAAATCCTTAGGCTCGGTATTATCCTTTACGGATTCAGGCTTACATTCCAGGATGTCGTAAATGTAGGCATGGCCGGAATCGCCGTCGACTCGATTATAGTGGCCGTAACAATACTCGGAGGAATTTACATAGGCAAGCTGATGAAGATGGATAAAGACATCGCATTGCTTACATCAATAGGCAGCGGTATATGCGGTGCCGCAGCAGTGCTCGGCGCGGAATCGACCATACAGACAAAGCCATATAAAACAGCCGTGGCGGTGGCCACTGTCGTAATATTCGGAACAATATCCATGTTCTTATATCCTATAGCCTATCGGTCAGGATGGCTTGACCTCACTCCCCAGCAGATGGGAATATTCTCAGGGGCGACATTGCACGAAGTGGCACATGCCGTAGGTGCCGGCAACGCAATGGGACAAGAAATCTCCAACGTTTCAATAATCGTGAAGATGATACGCGTCATGATGCTTGTACCCGTATTGCTGATTTTAGGCTATTGGGTTGCTAAAAAGGCAAAATCAGGAATGAATGCCGACGGAAGCGTCCAGAAAACAAAAGTCGCCGTTCCTTGGTTTGCGGTTGGATTCCTTGCAGTAATCGGCTTCAATTCATTTGACTTGCTCCCCGTTCCTGTGGTGGATGCCATCAACTACGTAGATACATTCCTGCTAACAATGGCAATGGCCGCCCTTGGTGCCGAAACAAGCATCGACAAATTCAAGAAAGCGGGAGCAAAGCCGTTTATCCTCGCGTTCTGGCTATATGTCTGGCTGATATTCGGCGGGTATATGCTGGCCAAGTATCTTGCCCCTATCTGGCTATAG
- a CDS encoding RagB/SusD family nutrient uptake outer membrane protein — protein MKRYLKLIISAGLLGVSMTSCLEETFPTDGATSGQLESADKSAFNAAIASYMNTMSLYGDGGDASDAGFSSFIIWRDAMTADFAIVNTGYDYFSYYNQQLYIGNDGISATFWQRYYYLIQKCNNLLSISDLDPDGFDALYVGNALSYRAMAYMDLARMFEFKRTGVASLDEEAASRGIYGLTVPIVTENTTERESRDNPRAPFYKMYRFIMDDLNLAEACLADVHSVAAKNDASLGVVYGLKARLWLEMGSRFERYAEDLNTLISHEADEDLADFDKLGITTANDCFAHAAEYARKAINEGYSPLSESQWFDPNSGFNTPNNSWLWANIISTNDIAATSGEWQSFVSFQCIEANWGIAVYLDEINYAHGWMIDARLYSRIDEGDWRKTTWIDPEDAGASNAFTTKYSRGTNLSYDEWRNYQGYVGIKYHPANGERNTSTLGNAVSIPLMRIEEMYLIEAEATAHTSGVGAGKQLLESFMNTYRMSVGASYTCKAGDMESFTDELFKQKRVEFWGEGLVYWDYRRLELPIERGYPGSNHAHQYWFNSYPNHVAPWTNFYIPDHERDLNKGVILNPDPSQAIPLWEGGN, from the coding sequence ATGAAACGTTATTTAAAACTCATTATATCGGCCGGATTGCTCGGAGTATCGATGACAAGCTGTCTTGAGGAAACATTCCCCACCGACGGGGCAACGAGCGGACAGCTTGAAAGTGCCGACAAGAGCGCGTTCAATGCTGCAATAGCATCTTATATGAACACCATGTCGCTCTATGGTGACGGCGGCGATGCAAGTGATGCGGGTTTTTCGTCGTTCATTATATGGCGTGACGCAATGACTGCCGATTTTGCCATAGTGAACACCGGTTACGATTATTTCTCTTATTATAACCAGCAGCTGTATATTGGAAACGACGGAATATCGGCCACATTTTGGCAGCGTTATTATTATCTGATACAGAAGTGCAACAACCTGTTAAGCATATCGGATCTCGACCCCGACGGATTTGACGCCCTGTATGTGGGAAATGCACTTTCCTATCGAGCTATGGCTTATATGGACTTGGCGCGAATGTTTGAGTTCAAGCGCACAGGCGTTGCTTCGCTTGACGAAGAGGCTGCCAGTCGCGGCATATACGGATTGACAGTTCCTATCGTGACTGAAAATACTACCGAGCGTGAGAGCCGCGACAATCCCCGTGCGCCCTTCTATAAGATGTACCGATTCATAATGGACGACCTGAATCTTGCCGAGGCTTGTCTTGCCGATGTACATTCAGTTGCGGCAAAGAACGATGCATCGCTGGGTGTGGTATATGGCTTGAAGGCTCGCCTTTGGCTGGAAATGGGTTCGCGTTTTGAGCGTTATGCCGAAGACCTGAACACTCTTATAAGCCATGAGGCCGATGAGGATCTTGCCGATTTCGACAAGCTCGGCATCACTACCGCCAACGATTGCTTCGCTCACGCTGCCGAGTATGCCCGCAAGGCCATCAACGAAGGTTATTCGCCGTTGAGCGAAAGCCAGTGGTTTGACCCCAACAGCGGTTTCAATACACCCAACAACTCATGGCTCTGGGCCAACATAATATCGACCAACGACATCGCAGCAACATCGGGTGAATGGCAATCGTTTGTGTCATTCCAGTGTATCGAGGCCAACTGGGGTATCGCTGTTTATCTGGATGAGATAAACTATGCTCACGGATGGATGATAGATGCCCGCCTCTATAGCCGAATCGATGAAGGCGACTGGCGCAAGACCACTTGGATTGATCCCGAAGACGCAGGAGCAAGCAACGCTTTCACAACCAAGTATTCGCGCGGCACCAATCTCTCCTATGACGAGTGGCGCAACTATCAGGGATATGTCGGTATAAAATACCACCCGGCCAACGGCGAGCGCAACACAAGTACTCTCGGTAATGCGGTGAGCATTCCGTTGATGCGAATTGAGGAGATGTATCTTATCGAGGCCGAGGCTACCGCTCACACATCGGGAGTGGGTGCCGGCAAGCAGCTCCTTGAGTCGTTCATGAACACCTACCGCATGTCGGTCGGCGCAAGCTATACCTGCAAAGCCGGTGATATGGAGTCGTTTACCGATGAGCTCTTCAAGCAGAAGCGCGTTGAGTTCTGGGGTGAGGGTCTTGTATATTGGGATTATCGCCGTCTTGAGCTTCCTATCGAGCGCGGATATCCCGGTTCAAATCATGCTCACCAGTATTGGTTCAACTCTTATCCCAATCATGTGGCTCCATGGACCAACTTCTACATACCCGATCATGAGCGTGACCTCAACAAGGGTGTTATTCTGAATCCCGATCCCTCACAGGCAATTCCGTTGTGGGAAGGA